One genomic region from Nocardioides plantarum encodes:
- the lexA gene encoding transcriptional repressor LexA, whose amino-acid sequence MPDKQPDKRSTKQSTKQSSKTSKVSELPDGPADATGLTPRQQRVLAHIKDSLELRGYPPSMREIGEAVGLTSTSSVAHQLRVLEQKGYLKRDPNRPRALEVFLPDVMAARRSLGQAEETSYDETGIGDVAVAAIQVPLLGRIAAGGPILAEQTYDDVFPLPQQLVGDGQLFMLEVSGESMVDAAICDGDYVVIRQEQTASNGEIVAAMIDGEATVKTLQRKDGKVWLLPHNEAFDPIDGTDATILGVVTAVLRKL is encoded by the coding sequence ATGCCCGACAAGCAGCCCGACAAGCGGTCCACGAAACAGTCCACCAAGCAGTCGTCCAAGACCAGCAAGGTCTCCGAGCTCCCCGACGGCCCGGCCGACGCCACCGGCCTGACCCCGCGCCAGCAGCGCGTGCTGGCCCACATCAAGGACAGCCTCGAGCTGCGCGGCTACCCGCCGAGCATGCGCGAGATCGGCGAGGCGGTGGGCCTGACCAGCACCTCGAGCGTCGCCCACCAGCTGCGGGTGCTCGAGCAGAAGGGCTACCTCAAGCGCGATCCCAACCGACCGCGGGCCCTCGAGGTGTTCCTCCCCGACGTCATGGCGGCCCGCCGCTCGCTCGGCCAGGCCGAGGAGACGTCGTACGACGAGACCGGCATCGGCGATGTCGCCGTCGCGGCGATCCAGGTCCCGCTGCTCGGCCGGATCGCGGCCGGCGGCCCGATCCTGGCCGAGCAGACCTACGACGACGTCTTCCCGCTGCCGCAGCAGCTGGTCGGCGACGGCCAGCTCTTCATGCTCGAGGTGTCGGGCGAGTCGATGGTCGACGCCGCGATCTGCGACGGCGACTACGTCGTCATCCGCCAGGAGCAGACCGCCAGCAACGGTGAGATCGTCGCGGCGATGATCGACGGCGAGGCCACCGTCAAGACCCTGCAGCGCAAGGACGGCAAGGTCTGGCTGCTCCCCCACAACGAGGCGTTCGACCCGATCGACGGCACCGACGCCACGATCCTCGGCGTCGTCACGGCCGTGCTGCGCAAGCTCTGA
- a CDS encoding alkaline phosphatase D family protein translates to MTTPTGVRRRTVLATGSTGAALTTLAGPGSATAATAPRSPAARAALHHFRHGVASGDPLPTKVLLWTRVTPDAVSKPGSGKGPQVTVTWEVSTRKDFRRIVKRGTFVTGPSRDHTVKLDVAGLTPATWYYYRFGFKGTHSRVGRTRTAPAPGSTPSHLRLGIVSCANWQAGWFAAYRGLAARNDLHAVVHLGDYVYEYGAGGYGYGRDDVDIRTHDPKHEMVSLEDYRRRHAQYKTDTDLQDAHAKFPWIITWDDHEVANDQYATGAENHQATEGDYLRRRARAHRAYDEWMPVRMNSTTKLADGDRLYRRLTFGKLAEISMLDLRTYRSKQVSSALSTSSEGGIDDPDRTITGTQQLGFLERSLSNPTALWKVIGNPVMITPVTFAALPGARRAQVNEVTGLLPDDGLPYNVDQWDGYTADRRRVLEHIEDHHIQNALFVTGDIHSGWAAEVPYDTGSYPLGGTGAVEFVCTSVTSNNLKDITGTPAHTTSTVVEAAILAANPHIKYLNFDDHGFSVLDLDAKRAQMDWFVIGDRADKDTPITYSRSFLTRASTNRVEETDVPLHRQGSQGSQQDGA, encoded by the coding sequence GTGACGACACCCACCGGCGTACGGCGACGTACCGTGCTCGCGACCGGCTCGACCGGCGCCGCCCTGACCACGCTCGCCGGCCCCGGCTCGGCGACCGCCGCGACAGCGCCCCGGTCACCGGCCGCTCGCGCCGCGCTCCACCACTTCCGCCACGGCGTCGCCTCGGGTGACCCGCTCCCCACCAAGGTGCTGCTCTGGACCCGGGTGACCCCCGACGCCGTCAGCAAGCCGGGCTCCGGCAAGGGCCCGCAGGTCACGGTGACCTGGGAGGTCTCGACCCGCAAGGACTTCCGCCGCATCGTCAAGCGCGGCACCTTCGTGACCGGTCCCAGCCGTGACCACACCGTCAAGCTCGACGTCGCCGGGCTCACCCCGGCCACCTGGTACTACTACCGCTTCGGATTCAAGGGCACCCACAGCCGCGTCGGGCGCACCCGCACCGCCCCGGCACCCGGGTCGACCCCGAGCCACCTGCGCCTGGGCATCGTCTCCTGCGCCAACTGGCAGGCCGGGTGGTTCGCGGCCTACCGCGGCCTCGCGGCGCGCAACGACCTGCACGCCGTGGTCCACCTCGGCGACTACGTCTACGAGTACGGCGCGGGCGGCTACGGCTACGGCCGGGACGACGTCGACATCCGCACCCACGACCCGAAGCACGAGATGGTCTCGCTCGAGGACTACCGGCGCCGCCACGCGCAGTACAAGACCGACACCGACCTGCAGGACGCGCACGCCAAGTTCCCCTGGATCATCACCTGGGACGACCACGAGGTCGCCAACGACCAGTACGCCACGGGGGCCGAGAACCACCAGGCCACCGAGGGCGACTACCTGCGGCGGCGGGCCCGCGCCCACCGCGCCTACGACGAGTGGATGCCGGTGCGGATGAACAGCACCACCAAGCTCGCCGACGGCGATCGGCTGTACCGGCGCCTCACCTTCGGGAAGCTGGCCGAGATCAGCATGCTCGACCTGCGGACCTACCGTTCGAAGCAGGTGTCGTCCGCGCTCTCGACGTCGTCCGAGGGCGGGATCGACGACCCCGACCGCACCATCACCGGCACCCAGCAGCTGGGCTTCCTCGAGCGCTCGCTGTCCAACCCCACGGCACTGTGGAAGGTCATCGGCAACCCGGTGATGATCACGCCGGTCACCTTCGCAGCGCTCCCCGGTGCACGGCGCGCGCAGGTCAACGAGGTCACCGGGCTGCTGCCCGACGACGGCCTGCCCTACAACGTCGACCAGTGGGACGGCTACACGGCCGACCGCCGCCGGGTGCTGGAGCACATCGAGGACCACCACATCCAGAACGCCCTCTTCGTCACCGGCGACATCCACTCGGGCTGGGCGGCCGAGGTGCCCTACGACACCGGCAGCTACCCGCTCGGCGGCACCGGTGCCGTCGAGTTCGTGTGCACCTCGGTGACCTCCAACAACCTCAAGGACATCACCGGCACCCCCGCCCACACCACGAGCACGGTCGTCGAGGCGGCAATCCTGGCCGCCAACCCGCACATCAAGTACCTCAACTTCGACGACCACGGGTTCTCCGTGCTCGACCTGGACGCCAAGCGGGCCCAGATGGACTGGTTCGTCATCGGCGACCGCGCCGACAAGGACACGCCCATCACCTACAGCCGCTCGTTCCTCACCCGCGCCTCGACCAACCGCGTCGAGGAGACCGACGTGCCGCTGCACCGCCAGGGCAGCCAGGGCAGCCAGCAGGACGGTGCCTGA
- a CDS encoding alkaline phosphatase family protein: protein MCGCGDRHAPGEPTPYDVGRDALVTGRRTLLKAGGGVAISTAAVAAASSAATAAPTPARTRKRVYVLVVDGCLPEEISEELTPHLYALREGGRQFAQARSQPIMETIPNHVMMMTGVRPDRSGVPANAVYDRAAKVVRDLDRATDLKAFTIIERLNRQGLRTGTVLSKEYLYGVFGTRATARWEPFPVLPITGHAPDEFTIQAAMAMVEDVDPHLMFVNLGDIDRYGHADVTGSVGAKVARRLALVKTDGYVQQFVDRLKASGAWKNSMLIVLADHSMDWSTPDRVISLSGPLDEDPVLRGRVQIADNGGADLLYWTGPAAGKEDAVERMLRIAQAQNGVLSAHDRRKGLRLGTNAGDVVVFCRAGWRFSDPDPVTSNPIPGNHGHPATRPIPFFLSGGHPAVVKRSASALVASTVDVAPTVARFFGCATRPKAGYDGTSRI, encoded by the coding sequence ATGTGTGGCTGCGGTGACCGGCACGCGCCCGGCGAGCCCACGCCGTACGACGTCGGGCGCGACGCGCTGGTCACGGGGCGTCGCACGCTGCTGAAGGCGGGCGGCGGGGTCGCGATCTCGACCGCGGCGGTCGCGGCCGCCTCCTCCGCCGCGACCGCGGCCCCCACCCCGGCGCGCACCCGCAAGCGGGTCTACGTGCTGGTGGTCGACGGGTGCCTGCCCGAGGAGATCAGCGAGGAGCTGACGCCCCACCTCTACGCGCTGCGTGAGGGCGGCCGGCAGTTCGCGCAGGCGCGGTCCCAGCCGATCATGGAGACCATCCCCAACCACGTGATGATGATGACGGGCGTGCGTCCGGACCGGTCGGGGGTACCGGCCAACGCGGTCTACGACCGCGCGGCCAAGGTCGTGCGCGACCTCGACCGGGCCACCGACCTCAAGGCGTTCACCATCATCGAGCGGCTCAACCGGCAGGGCCTGCGCACCGGCACGGTCCTCAGCAAGGAGTACCTCTACGGCGTCTTCGGCACCCGGGCGACCGCGCGCTGGGAGCCGTTCCCGGTGCTGCCGATCACCGGACACGCGCCCGACGAGTTCACCATCCAGGCGGCGATGGCGATGGTCGAGGACGTCGACCCGCACCTGATGTTCGTCAACCTGGGCGACATCGACCGCTACGGCCACGCCGACGTCACCGGATCGGTGGGTGCCAAGGTGGCCCGCCGCCTGGCCCTGGTCAAGACCGACGGCTACGTCCAGCAGTTCGTCGACCGGCTCAAGGCGAGCGGCGCCTGGAAGAACTCGATGCTGATCGTGCTCGCCGACCACTCGATGGACTGGTCGACGCCCGACCGCGTCATCAGCCTGAGCGGGCCGCTCGACGAGGACCCGGTGCTGCGGGGGCGGGTCCAGATCGCCGACAACGGCGGGGCCGACCTCCTCTACTGGACCGGCCCCGCCGCGGGCAAGGAGGACGCGGTCGAGCGGATGCTGCGGATCGCGCAGGCCCAGAACGGCGTGCTGTCCGCCCACGACCGGCGCAAGGGGTTGCGCCTGGGCACCAACGCCGGTGACGTCGTCGTCTTCTGCCGGGCCGGCTGGCGGTTCAGCGACCCCGACCCGGTGACCAGCAACCCCATCCCCGGCAACCACGGCCACCCGGCCACCCGGCCGATCCCGTTCTTCCTCAGCGGCGGGCACCCGGCCGTGGTGAAGCGGTCCGCCTCCGCGCTGGTCGCCTCGACCGTCGACGTCGCCCCGACGGTGGCGCGGTTCTTCGGGTGCGCCACCCGACCGAAGGCCGGGTACGACGG